Proteins found in one Terriglobia bacterium genomic segment:
- a CDS encoding 2Fe-2S iron-sulfur cluster-binding protein encodes MATRRDFVKTAGVLTGAMVIGVPVLPEEAGAAVQNGVPLDLTINEQDYNLTIDPRTTLLDLLREHLALTGTKKGCDHGQCGACTVLVNGRRSNSCLSLAAVHHGDKVTTIEGVAGGDDLHPVQSAFIEYDGLQCGYCTSGQICSAIGLLSEVRRGVPSVVTPDLAHPKAIELTTDEIRERMSGNICRCGAYPGIVEAVRASYRQT; translated from the coding sequence ATGGCAACGCGCCGTGACTTTGTGAAAACTGCGGGTGTTCTGACCGGAGCGATGGTAATCGGCGTTCCTGTCCTGCCGGAGGAAGCGGGCGCTGCGGTGCAAAACGGTGTTCCTCTGGATCTGACGATCAATGAACAGGATTACAACCTCACGATCGATCCGCGGACGACCCTCCTGGATCTTCTTCGCGAACACCTTGCGCTTACCGGAACAAAGAAAGGCTGTGATCACGGACAGTGCGGTGCGTGCACGGTTCTGGTTAACGGCCGCCGGAGCAATAGCTGCCTGTCGCTGGCCGCGGTACACCATGGCGACAAGGTGACGACCATCGAAGGCGTGGCCGGCGGCGACGACTTGCATCCCGTACAATCCGCATTCATCGAATACGACGGCTTGCAGTGCGGATACTGCACATCCGGACAGATATGTTCCGCGATCGGCCTTCTGAGTGAGGTGCGCCGCGGCGTACCTAGCGTTGTAACGCCGGATCTGGCGCATCCCAAAGCCATCGAACTGACGACCGATGAGATTCGCGAGCGCATGAGCGGCAACATCTGCCGGTGCGGCGCCTACCCGGGTATCGTCGAAGCCGTTCGCGCCAGTTACAG
- a CDS encoding glycosyltransferase family 39 protein: MPGGRLQYFLNQIYSNLLFLLIFAVAITLRLLSLRFPFGDFDEGIYTATVRSVAHGFPLISQTFSSQGPLFIYISELFYRVSPSLVALRLFPVLCSLAIIYFAYRLVDQHVGRSAAVFTAAYLAVNTTVLAVSRTFQIDIPWTAFSFASFYFLLQFHHTGKRLQIYVSGLFFGMSLLLKVNPIFIAVLAGYFLLATPIRGWKYSLNIIVFALFPAVILLLAVPANELHRFYVDTVGIRIHTVGPRLQDWTAGLRAGLIKDEWPVILLALLGLAWIRPGKIATTRGLFLILSLVWLLTTVAAFSVYTALFRHHLVFFILPCTLAASIAVQELCKRSTTRLAAVGLFFVLVWIVFRVSLQQNTLQSIISPAADRYDQALQAAASSIDQHSRPGDYVVVDDPIVLYLANRDTPPDLVDTSILRIQNRLLTEDRLEIDTEAFRPVLIVIVSGRLTLLPAYAQFLRTHGYHEETDPQGFIVFSLQAA, from the coding sequence ATGCCCGGAGGCCGGCTTCAATATTTCCTGAATCAGATTTACTCTAACCTTCTGTTCTTGCTCATCTTTGCCGTTGCGATCACGCTCCGGTTACTATCGCTGCGCTTTCCGTTTGGCGATTTTGACGAGGGCATCTATACCGCGACTGTCCGCTCTGTCGCGCATGGCTTTCCCCTGATTTCGCAGACTTTTAGCTCGCAAGGACCACTTTTCATTTACATATCTGAACTGTTTTACAGAGTCTCTCCGAGCCTCGTTGCCCTTCGTCTTTTTCCGGTGCTGTGCAGCCTTGCCATCATCTACTTTGCCTACCGATTAGTGGATCAGCACGTTGGCCGAAGCGCCGCCGTTTTCACCGCAGCTTACCTTGCCGTGAACACTACTGTTCTTGCGGTGTCCCGTACTTTTCAAATCGATATTCCGTGGACCGCCTTTTCCTTTGCCTCCTTCTACTTTCTGCTTCAATTCCATCACACCGGCAAGCGGTTGCAGATTTACGTCTCCGGTCTTTTTTTCGGTATGAGCTTGCTCCTGAAGGTGAACCCCATTTTTATAGCGGTTCTGGCCGGTTATTTTCTTTTGGCCACGCCAATCCGTGGCTGGAAATACAGCCTGAACATCATCGTCTTTGCGCTCTTCCCTGCCGTTATTTTATTGCTGGCTGTCCCTGCGAACGAGCTGCACAGGTTCTACGTCGATACCGTGGGAATCCGAATCCATACTGTTGGTCCTCGTTTGCAGGACTGGACTGCAGGCTTGCGCGCGGGGCTTATCAAGGATGAGTGGCCGGTGATTCTTCTTGCCTTACTTGGCTTAGCCTGGATACGCCCTGGTAAAATCGCAACCACCCGCGGGCTCTTCTTGATTCTGAGTCTGGTCTGGTTATTGACCACTGTGGCCGCTTTCAGCGTGTATACGGCTCTTTTCCGTCACCACCTGGTGTTTTTCATTCTACCCTGCACGTTGGCAGCGAGCATTGCCGTGCAGGAATTGTGCAAACGATCCACCACCAGGTTGGCCGCGGTGGGGCTGTTTTTCGTACTCGTTTGGATTGTCTTTCGAGTCTCCCTGCAGCAGAATACCTTGCAATCCATTATCAGTCCGGCTGCCGACAGGTATGATCAAGCCCTGCAGGCAGCCGCTTCCAGCATTGATCAGCACAGCCGCCCTGGAGACTATGTAGTGGTTGATGACCCGATTGTCCTTTATCTGGCCAACCGGGACACACCACCAGACCTGGTCGACACCTCGATCCTTCGGATTCAAAACAGACTTTTAACCGAGGATCGGCTGGAAATAGACACGGAAGCCTTCCGTCCGGTCCTGATCGTTATTGTATCGGGACGCCTGACCCTGCTCCCGGCCTACGCTCAGTTTTTACGCACGCACGGTTATCATGAAGAAACCGATCCGCAAGGCTTTATCGTTTTTTCGCTCCAGGCCGCTTGA
- a CDS encoding aldehyde dehydrogenase family protein, with amino-acid sequence MREATNVLEFADLRPAVREFIAKPRRLYIDGRWVEAASGKTFSTIDPASEEVICEVAEGDREDVDRAAKAAHKAFYEGEWSRMLPAVRESLLLKWAELVEANADMLAELESLDNGKLVMYAKMIDVPASVQLIRYYAGWATKIGGVTANVSIGIPNTEFHAYTLRQPVGVVGQIIPWNFPLVMAALKLAPALACGCTSILKPAEQTPLSAIRLVELAEEAGIPKGVINLITGFGETAGQAIVEHPLVRKVAFTGSTSVGKQVGKLAMDSLKRVSLELGGKSPVIIARDANLDEAIAGAANAIFVNQGQVCVAGSRLFVEEPIFDEVMSGMKEIAGSMKLGGGRDPDSQMGPLVSKEQHERVLGYIERGIREGGEVLTGGGRHAGKGYFVQPTIFKNCSSASTVYKEEIFGPVLVANSFKNADDIAAQANDTVYGLAASVWTQNLSLAHRLAKRIEAGTVWVNCHHLIDPALPFGGFKQSGIGREQAADGIELYTETKSVLMRI; translated from the coding sequence ATGAGAGAAGCCACAAATGTGCTTGAGTTCGCGGACCTGCGTCCGGCGGTCCGGGAGTTCATCGCGAAGCCCCGGAGACTTTACATCGATGGCCGGTGGGTGGAGGCTGCTTCGGGTAAGACCTTCAGCACGATTGATCCAGCCAGTGAAGAGGTGATCTGCGAGGTTGCCGAAGGTGATCGGGAAGATGTAGATCGTGCTGCGAAGGCAGCGCACAAGGCCTTTTATGAAGGCGAATGGTCGCGGATGCTACCGGCGGTTCGTGAATCGTTGTTGCTCAAGTGGGCCGAGTTGGTGGAAGCCAACGCCGATATGCTGGCGGAATTGGAATCGCTGGACAACGGCAAGCTGGTGATGTACGCGAAGATGATCGACGTACCGGCCAGCGTGCAGTTGATCCGTTACTATGCCGGCTGGGCCACCAAGATCGGGGGCGTGACGGCTAACGTCTCGATCGGCATTCCCAACACGGAATTTCACGCCTACACTCTTCGTCAGCCCGTCGGCGTCGTCGGTCAGATCATTCCCTGGAATTTTCCGCTCGTGATGGCGGCTCTGAAACTGGCGCCGGCACTGGCCTGTGGTTGTACCAGCATTCTCAAGCCGGCCGAACAAACACCCTTGAGCGCGATTCGTCTGGTGGAACTGGCTGAGGAAGCAGGCATTCCCAAAGGCGTGATCAATCTGATCACGGGTTTCGGCGAAACCGCAGGGCAGGCCATTGTCGAGCATCCGCTCGTTCGAAAAGTTGCCTTCACCGGTTCCACAAGCGTCGGCAAGCAAGTCGGCAAGCTCGCGATGGACAGTCTGAAGCGCGTGTCGTTGGAACTGGGAGGCAAGAGCCCGGTAATCATCGCCAGGGACGCTAATCTCGACGAGGCCATCGCCGGCGCCGCCAACGCCATCTTCGTCAATCAAGGCCAGGTTTGCGTGGCGGGCTCCCGCTTGTTCGTGGAAGAGCCCATCTTTGACGAAGTGATGAGCGGGATGAAGGAAATTGCGGGTTCCATGAAACTCGGCGGCGGCCGCGATCCCGACTCGCAGATGGGACCGTTGGTCAGCAAGGAACAACACGAGCGCGTTCTCGGCTACATTGAGCGCGGGATTCGCGAAGGCGGTGAAGTGCTTACCGGCGGCGGCAGACACGCCGGCAAGGGTTACTTTGTGCAACCGACCATCTTCAAGAATTGCAGCTCCGCGTCCACCGTATATAAGGAAGAAATCTTCGGCCCCGTGCTGGTCGCAAACAGCTTTAAGAACGCCGACGACATCGCCGCGCAGGCGAACGACACGGTCTACGGTCTGGCTGCCAGCGTTTGGACCCAGAATTTGAGCCTCGCCCATCGTCTGGCTAAACGGATCGAAGCCGGTACGGTCTGGGTGAACTGCCACCACCTGATCGATCCGGCGCTGCCTTTCGGCGGTTTCAAGCAGAGCGGCATCGGCCGTGAACAGGCGGCCGACGGAATAGAGTTGTATACCGAAACAAAATCCGTCTTGATGCGAATATAA
- a CDS encoding nuclear transport factor 2 family protein has translation MKRSVLVFIMAMAVFAAAAIAQAPAAVGQREPGGNSAPGGAGAGSGARRGGRGTPAPPATGPIADMVTKFTDAVNKQDAAALQKMVTEDAVLVDEDGHFDPVGLWITKLTGTGPKTLTVLGGRGLSPLKVAETGDIAWAAFNYNLKENVTPRGQSTASPNEINGTVTMTFKKNGADWQALLIHIAVTGKAITPH, from the coding sequence ATGAAGAGATCCGTTCTTGTATTCATCATGGCCATGGCGGTATTTGCCGCCGCGGCGATAGCGCAGGCACCTGCGGCCGTTGGTCAGCGTGAGCCGGGCGGCAATTCGGCTCCAGGCGGGGCCGGGGCTGGTTCTGGCGCCCGGCGCGGCGGACGCGGCACACCGGCTCCTCCCGCCACCGGCCCGATCGCCGACATGGTCACGAAGTTTACCGACGCCGTTAATAAGCAGGATGCGGCGGCTCTGCAGAAAATGGTCACCGAAGATGCCGTGCTGGTCGATGAGGATGGCCATTTCGACCCGGTCGGGCTCTGGATTACAAAACTGACCGGTACCGGACCCAAAACGCTGACCGTCCTTGGCGGCAGAGGACTGAGCCCCTTGAAAGTCGCTGAGACCGGAGACATTGCCTGGGCGGCTTTCAACTACAACCTGAAAGAAAATGTCACGCCTCGCGGACAGTCCACCGCATCTCCAAACGAAATCAACGGAACCGTTACCATGACGTTCAAGAAGAATGGCGCCGACTGGCAGGCATTGCTCATCCATATCGCCGTGACGGGAAAGGCCATCACCCCACACTGA
- a CDS encoding dihydrofolate reductase family protein, translated as MSKLCIRSFAASIDGYSAGPNQDLQHPLGVNGEKLMEWFFPTRVWRHMHGQSDGETGIDNEMAELGFAGFGAWILGRNMFGPVRGPWPDESWKGWWGEEPPYHTPVFVLTRHPRPTLKMAGGTEFRFVTGGIHAALEQAREAASGRDVRLGGGVATVRQYLQAGLVDELHLAIRPVLLGKGEHLWHNIDMRALGYDCFKQVSGERAMHIFLRKAAADGD; from the coding sequence GTGTCAAAACTTTGCATCCGAAGCTTTGCAGCTTCGATTGACGGCTATAGCGCCGGACCAAACCAGGATCTTCAGCATCCCCTCGGCGTTAACGGCGAAAAGTTGATGGAGTGGTTCTTTCCCACCCGCGTGTGGCGCCACATGCATGGCCAATCGGATGGCGAGACCGGCATCGATAACGAGATGGCCGAACTCGGCTTTGCCGGCTTCGGCGCCTGGATTCTCGGGCGAAACATGTTTGGTCCTGTGCGAGGCCCATGGCCGGATGAAAGTTGGAAAGGATGGTGGGGCGAGGAACCGCCGTATCACACGCCGGTGTTTGTTCTGACACGTCATCCACGTCCTACCTTGAAGATGGCCGGTGGAACAGAGTTTCGATTTGTTACAGGCGGAATTCACGCCGCGCTCGAACAAGCGCGGGAAGCAGCGAGCGGACGCGACGTGCGCCTTGGAGGCGGAGTAGCCACCGTCCGGCAGTATCTTCAGGCCGGATTGGTCGACGAACTCCACCTCGCCATTCGTCCGGTTTTGCTGGGTAAAGGTGAGCACCTCTGGCACAACATCGACATGCGTGCATTGGGCTACGACTGCTTCAAGCAGGTCTCGGGCGAACGCGCCATGCATATCTTTTTGCGCAAGGCCGCGGCTGACGGAGATTGA